A single window of Streptomyces cathayae DNA harbors:
- a CDS encoding DUF461 domain-containing protein → MSSSLRRGAIAAAAIAFSVASLSACTSGNNAQSLQIQPDNAATSVGDIKVQNAIVVTQPDRESTGPAVVAATLFNEGRTDQTLESITLPGTGKTVALTPAEGGSLTVPAGGSLIIGGPGNASAVLPSSREAVQDGNAQPVTFTFSKTGDVSLRAFVHPAEAFFSEWGPSEIPAAPGAPAQPSAESSDAPADDASGTPDDSATSEPAGTPSDAASASQSAGS, encoded by the coding sequence GTGAGCAGCAGCCTTCGACGCGGTGCCATCGCCGCCGCCGCCATCGCGTTCTCAGTCGCCTCGCTCTCCGCGTGCACGTCTGGCAACAACGCCCAGTCCCTCCAGATCCAGCCGGACAACGCCGCGACGTCCGTGGGCGACATCAAGGTCCAGAACGCCATCGTCGTCACCCAGCCGGACCGCGAGTCCACGGGCCCGGCGGTCGTCGCCGCGACCCTGTTCAACGAGGGCCGCACCGACCAGACGCTGGAGTCGATCACTCTCCCCGGCACCGGCAAGACCGTCGCGCTCACCCCCGCCGAGGGCGGCAGCCTGACCGTCCCGGCCGGCGGCTCGCTCATCATCGGCGGCCCGGGCAACGCCTCCGCCGTCCTGCCCAGCAGCCGTGAGGCCGTCCAGGACGGCAACGCGCAGCCGGTCACGTTCACCTTCAGCAAGACCGGTGACGTGAGCCTGCGCGCGTTCGTCCACCCGGCCGAGGCCTTCTTCAGCGAGTGGGGCCCGAGCGAGATCCCTGCCGCGCCCGGCGCCCCGGCACAACCGTCGGCGGAGTCGTCCGACGCACCCGCCGACGACGCCTCGGGCACGCCGGACGACTCCGCGACCTCGGAGCCGGCGGGCACCCCGTCCGACGCGGCCTCGGCCAGCCAGTCGGCCGGCAGCTGA